One part of the Pirellulales bacterium genome encodes these proteins:
- a CDS encoding tetratricopeptide repeat protein encodes MMRFSVALWMAFISWVTVCSSPPAVASPTATQTLDDAIEPLAPKVARTEEDEDKLTAAALFSAGRTLEQRQKLPAALRRYQRALRYAPDAKPILREMLPLAFSLERRDVVLRFLTAHLDETGISDPLLLRAAAEYLAEEGNWSAALKLYRQVELLLAGDKPSPAQVLVQLELGRLNFLRGNYAESAAAYQQVLDALSDPKKFGLDPKTQRALAGDDGELFELMGSVFLEAKRPEQALQAFTMLDQRDPDGARRSFNAARVKLVTGNPQAALDELQKFFDAKQPPETTTPYEVLAEALKELNQSDQLVSRLEVLRKSQPESASLAFYLGEEYRQASRWQDAAALFEAAIAARPTADAYQSLSQVYCHTGDAAAMLKLLVSVAEKTGSLSALGGESIALIKNEKLLAKVLAVAIEQHREAQANDAAALRVAALLASEAKRWDDAERLMNLAIQADPSATAGLLIAWGIDLFVAEKYDRAAAVFQRGIDEIAVKDEIAACSFYLAGALEMEGQSDEALAAAQRAAKQKPDDPMFASRPAWILYHAKRYDDAELAYQTFLEKFNDDFSTPGAREMVQQANLVLSNLSVLRGDQSQGVEYLEQVLDEFPNDIGANNDLGYLWVDENRHLKRAHRMIQVAVANEPENAAYRDSLGWALFRLGRLAEALEELQKAVELEKANGKGPDPTVLDHLGDVYQKLGRIADARVSWKQSIEGYQREKETDKIKPVEQKLRASEKPPPSGDGR; translated from the coding sequence ATGATGCGTTTTTCCGTCGCCCTGTGGATGGCTTTTATTTCGTGGGTGACAGTCTGCTCATCGCCACCGGCTGTTGCTTCGCCGACAGCCACTCAAACGCTCGACGATGCCATCGAGCCACTCGCGCCGAAAGTCGCTCGCACGGAAGAAGACGAAGACAAACTAACGGCTGCCGCGCTGTTTTCCGCCGGACGGACACTCGAACAGCGGCAAAAGCTTCCTGCAGCCTTGCGGCGCTATCAACGCGCGCTCCGATATGCGCCGGATGCAAAGCCAATCTTGCGAGAAATGCTGCCGTTGGCGTTCAGTCTGGAACGCCGTGACGTGGTGTTGCGTTTTCTGACGGCGCATCTCGACGAAACAGGCATCAGCGACCCATTGTTGCTGCGAGCCGCGGCGGAATATTTGGCTGAAGAGGGCAATTGGTCGGCGGCGCTCAAACTCTATCGGCAAGTTGAGCTTTTGTTGGCCGGTGACAAGCCATCGCCAGCACAAGTGCTGGTGCAGTTAGAACTAGGCCGATTGAACTTCTTGAGAGGCAACTACGCCGAATCGGCGGCGGCTTACCAGCAAGTGCTGGACGCCTTGTCGGATCCGAAGAAATTCGGCCTCGATCCAAAGACGCAACGGGCGCTGGCGGGCGACGATGGCGAACTTTTCGAACTTATGGGCTCCGTTTTTTTGGAAGCCAAGCGTCCAGAGCAAGCGCTGCAGGCCTTCACGATGCTGGATCAGCGAGATCCCGACGGCGCACGGCGGTCGTTCAATGCTGCTCGCGTGAAGCTCGTCACCGGAAATCCACAAGCCGCGCTCGACGAACTCCAGAAATTCTTCGACGCCAAACAGCCGCCAGAAACGACGACACCGTACGAGGTATTGGCTGAAGCGCTCAAAGAGTTGAACCAATCCGATCAGCTTGTATCGCGATTGGAGGTGCTACGCAAGTCACAGCCAGAGAGCGCATCGCTCGCCTTTTATTTGGGCGAAGAATATCGCCAAGCCTCGCGCTGGCAGGACGCCGCTGCGCTGTTCGAAGCGGCCATTGCTGCCCGACCGACGGCGGATGCTTACCAGTCGCTGTCGCAGGTTTATTGCCATACGGGCGATGCCGCCGCCATGTTGAAATTGTTGGTCAGCGTGGCGGAAAAAACTGGTTCGCTCTCGGCACTAGGGGGCGAGTCGATTGCACTCATCAAAAACGAAAAATTGCTGGCCAAGGTTCTGGCCGTCGCAATCGAGCAACACCGCGAAGCCCAGGCCAACGATGCCGCCGCGCTGCGCGTGGCCGCCCTGTTAGCTTCGGAAGCCAAACGCTGGGACGATGCCGAAAGGCTGATGAACCTGGCAATCCAAGCGGACCCCAGCGCGACCGCTGGCTTGCTGATAGCATGGGGGATCGATTTGTTTGTCGCGGAAAAATATGATCGCGCGGCTGCTGTCTTTCAACGTGGCATCGACGAAATAGCCGTTAAGGATGAAATTGCGGCTTGCAGCTTCTATCTGGCTGGAGCGCTAGAAATGGAAGGTCAATCGGACGAAGCGCTGGCGGCCGCCCAACGTGCCGCCAAGCAGAAGCCCGACGACCCCATGTTCGCCAGTCGTCCGGCGTGGATCTTGTATCATGCCAAGCGATACGATGACGCCGAACTTGCCTACCAAACATTTTTGGAGAAATTCAACGACGATTTTTCAACCCCCGGCGCGCGGGAGATGGTCCAGCAAGCGAATCTGGTGTTGTCGAATCTCTCCGTGTTGCGCGGCGACCAGTCGCAAGGGGTGGAGTATCTGGAGCAAGTGCTCGATGAGTTTCCCAACGACATCGGAGCGAATAACGACTTGGGGTACCTCTGGGTCGATGAGAATCGGCACTTGAAGCGCGCCCATCGCATGATTCAAGTCGCTGTCGCCAACGAGCCTGAAAACGCGGCCTACCGCGACAGCCTTGGCTGGGCGCTGTTCCGCCTCGGACGTCTTGCGGAAGCGCTCGAAGAGTTACAGAAGGCCGTGGAATTAGAAAAGGCCAACGGCAAAGGCCCCGATCCGACGGTGCTTGACCATCTAGGCGATGTTTATCAAAAACTCGGGCGCATCGCGGACGCGCGAGTGTCATGGAAGCAGTCGATCGAAGGATATCAGCGCGAAAAAGAAACCGACAAGATTAAGCCCGTCGAGCAAAAGTTGAGGGCATCCGAGAAGCCCCCGCCCAGCGGCGACGGCAGATGA